The genomic segment CGGGCACCAAGTCCACAAGGATGACCTTCGAGGAAAATGGAAGGTTAAAATATTTGTGAAAAAGACCGTAGTAATTGTGCTCAAGGATCGTTTGTAAAGCTTTTGGCTCTTTTCTGTGAGTCGCATCGATCAAATCTCCCAGCGGATCTTCCCCGACGGAGTGTGAACCGTCGTCGGCGTTTTTCGAACGATGAAGGATGCGCCGATTGATACAATTCTGAGATTTAAGTGACTCTTGCTCTAAGGACTGAAGTGTTTTTCGAAACTCTTCGGATCTTTCTGACGCCCTAAAAATAGAAGCTTTTAATCCTTGGAGCTGTAGAAATAGACCTCGATCAATATCGGGCTGAATACTTTGTTCGGCAAATCGCAAAATATGAAGCGCCTGAGTGTAATTCTTTTGCAGAAAAAGCATGTAACTCATGCGTAGATTAAGCGTGGCAATCTGGCGCTTGTTTTGATGTTTATAGGCCAGTTCCGAGGCCTCTGCGATTAAAGTTTCAGCGCGAGAAAAATAGCCGCGGAGAACATATTGGCGATTGAGCTCAAGTAAAAGTTCGGCCCGAGAATAAGTGTCTGTCGGAGACTGTGCCGCGAGAGCATCTTCCAATCTTTTGAGATCCTGGTCGGGCTGAATCCCGTGTTGAGCTCGAAATTTCGCAATCGTGATTTGAATAGCGCCTATCAGCCATTGATTTTTATGTCGTATTGCGAGGCCCAGAGCGCCGTCGAGATATTTAAGTCCCTCGCGCACAAATCCCAAGTGGACTAGGGAGTGTCCTAGGAGATCGGTGCTGATCATCTCGCCGAAAAGAAATCGATTTTTGACGGCATTATCAAAGGCCACCCGTGCGTATTTTTTCGAGAGAGAAAATCTCCCGCAAAAGAACCGATAAAAAGCTAAGCCTTGAGCGCTGTAGAAAATATCCAAAGAGTGGGGGCTTTTGTCTCGACAACGTAAATTTTGAATAATTAATTTTTTTGCCAACGCGTACTGCGACGTACGTACCGCGCCGAGGATGAGATAAAAACGACAGGCGATCATTTGAGAGGGGGAGAGCGGCTTTGTTTCGGTGTGTTGATTATAAAGAGCAAAGGCCTTTTCTGTCTGTCCCAGAAAAATCAAACTGCCAATCCACATCGGCCAAAGATCCATTGTGATCTCTTCGGCGGATTCAAATACACGAATGGCCTCTTTGAAACGCCCCGAATTAAATAGATTAAGAACGGAATCTTTAGTTATTTTCACGGTTTACAATTAATTAAGATATCAAATCAAATCAAATCATTTTAGAGAGAAATCGTTTGTTTTCAAATCGGACGGACCAGGATTAGTATAATTTTCATGGAGGGGAATCCTGGGATAATCCATTCCCGAGAGTTCTCAGTTCATGCTAATGTGCGAACCGGGTTGTGGGGTTATATGAAAATTCAGTTCTACTTTTTAATAGTGACTCTGATGTGTGGAGGAATGGCGGCTTGTAATTTCAGGAACGATAAGCTGAAGGGGGACGGGCCAAACGTGGTATTAAATAGCTGCGAACCTGTTCTCTTCTCGCAAATTGAGGGGACGATTTTTCTAGCCAGCAATTGTAAGGGCTGTCACGGAAACCAGTTTAGCACGTACCAAAAAATCAAAGATCAAGTGAGCCTTCTTAAAGAATGGCTTCCGGAAATGCCCCCAGCACGACCTCTATCCGCAGCAAATCTGAGACTGTTTGATCAGTGGGTGGCTCAGAACTTTCCGCAAACGATCGAAGAGGCCGACCTGACCGCCTGTGAACAGACGGCCGTCGATACTCCAGTAGATACTCCGATGGATACGCCGGCTCCCGAGGAGGCGTCTCCCGTCGTCGAAACTCCTACGCCTCCTCCGGCTTTCGTGTGTGAGACGAGCTATCCCAATGTGGCGGAAAAAGTGTTTAAAGCTCGCTGTACGGGCTGCCATGGAACCAAAGGTGGAATTAATTTGGAGAGCTACGAAAACATCAAGCCAAACTTGGCGATCATTCGAGCTGTGGTTGATGCCGATGAAATGCCTCCGAAAACTCCTTTGGCTCCGGAGCAAAAACAGCTTTTATTAAAATGGATTGATATCGGCGCACCCGAATCTGCCGATGCGACTAACTGTAAGGATTAAAATTTTTTAGCGAAAAGTAACTTAAGAAGATAAAGAACGTATCTTGTATAAAGAAAGAAAAATGAACTAGGGGAGAACATCATGAAGCTTATACTCAGCACAATTCTAATCATCTCACAATTCGCACTCGCGAAAGCTCCGGCAGCGAAGAAAACCGAAGCCGCAACTCCGGCTCCTGCGACCTTGACGCTGAAGGCGCAGGCCCAATCCGGTGCGGTCACCTTCGAGGCTGTCGGTAAGCCGAGCTTTCTTAAAATTAAAGGTCAGGGTGAGGGGCCCGAAGGAAATATCCAAATCGATAAGAACATCACCGGGGAGTTTAAATTTAAACTCGACACCTTAAATACGGGAATTTCCCTTCGCGATTCACACATGAAGGAAAAATATCTCGAAGTCGCAAAACATCCTGATGCCAGACTCAAACTGGAAGAAGTGAAAGACTGGTCGGTCGAAAAAGGCGAAGCTCAGGGAGTGCCCTTTAAAGGTTCCCTCACCATTCATGGGGTTGAAAAACCAGTGACGGGTACGGTCGATATCAAAAAGAAAGATGCAGGCTATGCGGTTGTGGCGAATTTCGAGACAAAGATCTCTCTCTATGGGATCGATCTGCCCAGTTACGCCGGAGTGACCGTCGCTGATGATGTTAAAGTTTCCGTGAAGACAGAATTATTATAAGACGAGGACACTTTGAAACATTTTTCGTTCCTGCTCATTTTAACTCTGATTTTTGTGACTGAAGAATCAAATGCTTTTCCAGAGATGGTCCGCCACGGTTACATCAACTGTACCACCTGTCACGTTTCGCCCTCCGGTGGAGGGTTAATGACTCCCTATGGGCGCTCTCTCTCGAAGGAGTTATTGAGTCGCTGGTCCTACGAAGGAGAGGAGAATTTACTTCACGGTGCTATTAAGAGCGAAAATATTTTGAAC from the Bdellovibrionales bacterium genome contains:
- a CDS encoding YceI family protein, yielding MKLILSTILIISQFALAKAPAAKKTEAATPAPATLTLKAQAQSGAVTFEAVGKPSFLKIKGQGEGPEGNIQIDKNITGEFKFKLDTLNTGISLRDSHMKEKYLEVAKHPDARLKLEEVKDWSVEKGEAQGVPFKGSLTIHGVEKPVTGTVDIKKKDAGYAVVANFETKISLYGIDLPSYAGVTVADDVKVSVKTELL
- a CDS encoding DeoR family transcriptional regulator — its product is MKITKDSVLNLFNSGRFKEAIRVFESAEEITMDLWPMWIGSLIFLGQTEKAFALYNQHTETKPLSPSQMIACRFYLILGAVRTSQYALAKKLIIQNLRCRDKSPHSLDIFYSAQGLAFYRFFCGRFSLSKKYARVAFDNAVKNRFLFGEMISTDLLGHSLVHLGFVREGLKYLDGALGLAIRHKNQWLIGAIQITIAKFRAQHGIQPDQDLKRLEDALAAQSPTDTYSRAELLLELNRQYVLRGYFSRAETLIAEASELAYKHQNKRQIATLNLRMSYMLFLQKNYTQALHILRFAEQSIQPDIDRGLFLQLQGLKASIFRASERSEEFRKTLQSLEQESLKSQNCINRRILHRSKNADDGSHSVGEDPLGDLIDATHRKEPKALQTILEHNYYGLFHKYFNLPFSSKVILVDLVPGSIVLMNSGNVLYKESELNSLLRKLLLLCRREPQSKESLVQKIWGYEYDPLRHDSLIYSSTNKLRKVLEPYSAWFQLTESGYRVRSDVKVLFRNSTKDISPTTPREKIDPVAMKHLQSLNFRQIQVIDYLKKNQTISIGELSLNMSISKPTATRDLSQLHQLDIVVRVGQGRATRYLLKSDEGINL